The following are encoded in a window of bacterium genomic DNA:
- the gyrA gene encoding DNA gyrase subunit A yields the protein MPKNKEPKKNKKSEAGKPEETKAVARVNVERREISTELQESYLDYAMSVIVSRALPDVRDGMKPVHRRILWTMWEAGLTHSAKFRKSATVIGDVLGKYHPHGDMAVYDALVRMAQEFSLRYTLVDGQGNFGSVDGDSAAAYRYTEARLSKIAEEMLFDIDKETVDWIPNYDGTREEPKVLPAKLPNLLLNGAVGIAVGMATSIPPNNLVELVDATLHLADNPKAGAHDLMEFIQGPDFPTGGVIYDRKAIIEAYTSGHGTITMRAVAEIKESQGAREGQTIEITEIPYQVNKSELIIKIAELVTDKKIEGIRDIRDESDKNGISIIIEMKSSATPQKVLNQLFEYTDLQKNFNLNMIALAGGVQPEIMSVKDVLAAFLAHRNEVVVRRAQFDLKKAEERAHILRGLAKALSIIDKVIATIKKSKDRDDARTNLMKNFKFSEIQANAILEMKLQTLANLERARIEDELAEKERIIAELTSLLKSPAKILKVIKDELVDVKTRFNSPRKTKVVSGGLKDFREEDLIPQEETIITLSQGGYIKRVPPASFKTQNRGGKGLIGSDVNDEDFLTHFMAADTHDNILIFTDRGRVFQTKVYEIPPGTRTSKGKPIHNFLEVPTEEKVNAIITYGKADEGNLVMVTQNGMIKKTSLKDFSNVRKTGIIAISLQKGDALRWVKLSSGSDEVITTTSKGQAIRFKESQVREMGRTAAGVRAIRLKSGDQVSSMDLVNKNVKNARLLVVMANGFGKLTPIGQYKVQSRGGSGVKTAKITSKTGELVAAQLVDAEEELLALSAKGQIIRTPLSTIRLASRATQGVRIMSLNAGDKVAGIVCL from the coding sequence ATGCCGAAAAATAAAGAACCAAAGAAAAATAAAAAATCCGAAGCGGGCAAGCCCGAAGAAACTAAAGCGGTTGCGCGCGTGAATGTGGAACGCCGCGAAATCAGCACCGAGCTGCAGGAGTCTTATTTGGACTATGCGATGTCGGTCATCGTGAGCCGCGCTTTGCCGGATGTGCGCGACGGCATGAAGCCCGTGCATCGCCGTATCTTGTGGACAATGTGGGAAGCCGGATTGACGCACAGCGCCAAATTCCGAAAATCCGCCACCGTAATCGGAGACGTGCTTGGTAAATATCATCCGCACGGAGATATGGCGGTTTATGACGCTTTGGTCCGTATGGCCCAAGAATTTTCACTTCGCTACACATTAGTAGACGGCCAAGGTAACTTCGGCTCCGTAGACGGTGATTCAGCTGCCGCCTATCGTTATACCGAAGCTCGGCTTTCCAAAATTGCCGAAGAAATGCTTTTTGATATTGATAAAGAAACCGTAGATTGGATTCCTAACTATGACGGTACCCGTGAAGAGCCGAAGGTTCTGCCGGCTAAACTGCCAAACTTGCTGCTAAACGGAGCCGTGGGTATCGCCGTCGGTATGGCGACCAGCATTCCACCAAACAATTTAGTGGAGCTGGTGGACGCGACCCTGCACTTGGCCGACAACCCCAAAGCCGGAGCGCACGATTTAATGGAATTCATTCAAGGCCCGGACTTTCCAACCGGCGGCGTTATCTATGACAGAAAAGCGATTATCGAAGCCTACACTTCCGGCCACGGCACAATCACGATGCGGGCAGTAGCCGAAATTAAAGAAAGCCAGGGGGCGCGGGAAGGCCAAACGATTGAAATCACGGAAATCCCTTATCAGGTAAATAAATCTGAATTAATTATTAAAATTGCCGAGTTGGTGACCGACAAAAAAATCGAAGGTATCCGCGACATCCGCGATGAGTCCGACAAAAACGGCATCAGCATCATTATTGAAATGAAATCGAGCGCGACTCCGCAAAAAGTGCTGAATCAATTGTTTGAATACACCGATCTCCAGAAAAACTTTAATTTGAATATGATTGCGCTCGCCGGCGGCGTGCAGCCAGAAATTATGTCGGTAAAGGATGTGTTGGCGGCTTTCCTAGCCCATCGGAATGAAGTGGTGGTGCGCCGCGCCCAGTTCGATTTAAAGAAAGCCGAAGAGCGCGCTCACATTTTGAGAGGCTTAGCGAAAGCGCTTTCTATTATTGATAAAGTAATCGCCACAATTAAGAAATCTAAGGATCGCGATGATGCCAGAACGAACTTGATGAAGAATTTCAAATTCTCCGAGATTCAGGCCAACGCTATTTTGGAAATGAAGTTGCAGACCTTGGCGAATTTGGAAAGAGCGAGAATTGAAGATGAGTTAGCGGAAAAAGAACGAATTATCGCCGAATTAACTTCCCTTTTGAAGAGCCCGGCCAAAATCTTGAAGGTAATTAAAGACGAATTAGTGGATGTGAAAACCCGCTTCAACAGCCCCCGCAAAACCAAAGTAGTGTCCGGCGGATTAAAAGACTTCCGAGAAGAGGATTTGATTCCTCAAGAAGAAACGATTATCACTCTCTCGCAGGGTGGCTACATCAAACGTGTTCCTCCGGCGTCATTTAAGACCCAGAACCGCGGCGGCAAAGGATTGATTGGATCAGATGTGAATGATGAAGATTTCCTCACCCACTTTATGGCCGCTGACACTCACGACAACATTTTGATTTTCACCGACCGCGGCCGCGTGTTCCAAACCAAAGTTTACGAAATCCCACCGGGCACCCGAACCTCCAAGGGCAAACCGATCCACAATTTCCTGGAAGTCCCGACCGAAGAGAAGGTCAACGCAATAATCACCTACGGAAAAGCCGACGAAGGCAATCTCGTGATGGTGACTCAAAACGGCATGATTAAAAAAACCTCTCTGAAAGATTTCAGCAACGTGCGGAAAACCGGAATCATTGCGATTTCTTTGCAAAAAGGTGACGCCTTGCGTTGGGTTAAACTCTCTAGCGGTAGCGATGAAGTAATCACCACTACCTCCAAAGGGCAGGCTATCCGATTTAAAGAATCCCAAGTGCGGGAAATGGGCAGGACGGCCGCGGGCGTGCGGGCAATCCGATTAAAATCGGGTGATCAGGTCAGCTCAATGGATCTCGTGAATAAGAACGTGAAAAATGCCCGATTGTTGGTAGTAATGGCCAACGGATTCGGAAAATTAACTCCAATCGGACAGTATAAAGTGCAGAGCCGCGGAGGTTCGGGCGTGAAAACAGCTAAAATTACTTCGAAGACAGGAGAGTTGGTAGCCGCTCAATTAGTAGACGCCGAAGAAGAATTGCTGGCCTTGTCCGCCAAAGGGCAGATTATCCGCACTCCTCTCTCCACAATCCGCCTCGCCAGCCGCGCTACTCAAGGAGTCAGAATAATGTCACTGAACGCAGGAGATAAGGTTGCCGGCATAGTCTGTTTGTAG
- a CDS encoding pilin, with product MYKVLSIKYWMRGKGIIKIRPVFFSFILFSTFCFLLLGAPALGAEPIKLTPNCNAALPPNTVPGGTPETTPCNVSAFIVWVKQIIKYMFIVSVPIATAFIVYGAFVMMKSGGNPGEFANGKKVVLSAIIGIVIMFTANIVVSTIVNALTGSSEYYKKL from the coding sequence ATGTATAAAGTATTAAGTATTAAGTATTGGATGCGGGGAAAGGGAATTATCAAGATTCGCCCAGTTTTCTTTTCGTTTATTCTATTTTCTACTTTCTGCTTCCTACTACTCGGTGCGCCGGCATTAGGCGCTGAGCCAATCAAGCTAACCCCGAATTGCAATGCAGCCCTTCCTCCAAACACCGTACCTGGAGGCACACCGGAAACGACACCGTGCAACGTATCTGCCTTTATCGTCTGGGTGAAGCAAATCATTAAGTATATGTTTATTGTTTCCGTGCCTATCGCCACGGCATTTATCGTTTACGGGGCATTTGTTATGATGAAGTCTGGAGGTAATCCCGGTGAGTTCGCAAACGGCAAGAAAGTAGTTTTGTCGGCCATTATCGGCATTGTGATAATGTTTACCGCCAACATAGTCGTATCCACGATAGTCAACGCATTAACGGGAAGTTCGGAATATTATAAAAAACTCTAA
- a CDS encoding MBL fold metallo-hydrolase, translated as MVINYCGEKCFKIQSGKVSLVVDPLPRFKGDITLLTGPWKDRAKEWPPVVGEIYGPGEYEMLEVEISGFPMKGTQTAYTLVMEEIRLCFLGDGGEEIDPTILEKLGEVDILFAPSGISAKGIKQIQPKIVVPFYKKPEQLKEFMKEVESKSEPQEKLVIKKKEITTGTKIVVLKV; from the coding sequence ATGGTTATCAACTATTGCGGAGAGAAGTGTTTCAAGATTCAGAGCGGGAAGGTCTCGCTCGTAGTTGATCCTCTGCCTCGTTTTAAGGGCGACATCACCTTGCTGACCGGCCCGTGGAAAGACAGAGCGAAAGAATGGCCGCCGGTTGTGGGGGAAATTTACGGCCCGGGTGAGTATGAAATGCTGGAAGTAGAAATCAGCGGCTTTCCGATGAAAGGCACTCAAACTGCCTATACATTAGTAATGGAAGAAATCCGCTTATGCTTCTTAGGCGATGGCGGCGAAGAAATTGACCCTACTATACTAGAAAAGCTCGGAGAGGTGGATATTTTGTTTGCCCCGTCGGGAATTAGCGCCAAAGGAATCAAGCAGATACAGCCGAAGATTGTGGTTCCTTTTTATAAGAAGCCAGAGCAGTTAAAAGAATTTATGAAGGAAGTGGAATCAAAATCTGAGCCGCAGGAAAAGCTGGTGATTAAAAAGAAAGAAATTACCACCGGCACGAAGATTGTTGTTCTTAAAGTTTAA
- a CDS encoding extracellular solute-binding protein, translating into MSFTRNQVIILIMGLALVAGVVFLLIYGSQKNSSELSGTINFWGVFDSPAAMGEVISAYRATQPKVDVVYRQIDPNSYESELINALASGRAPDVIMFHNSWLPKHINKILPLDPAQISIPQYRELFPQVAEQDFAPDNAVYALPLYIDTLALFYNQDTFDNSSIAVPPKTWGEFEKLIPKLRQLDKLGRIQKPAAAIGGSNRSINRAPDLLSLLMLQTGTEMVSKDFSRANFSSKEGINALNFYTKFANPISPAFTWSDSFGYSLDSFSVGDTAIMFNYGYQAPYLRDKNPFLNFRVIPMLQPDDRSQEVNYANYWGLAMTVAAQNKLVAQDFIIKITTDPTIAERYLTITKRPPALRSLINKYINDPEIGTFARQALTARSWPQIDSVEIDKAFSEMISAVLTNRLSSQRAIEEAAGKVSQLMDQRAR; encoded by the coding sequence ATGTCATTCACAAGAAATCAGGTAATTATTTTAATAATGGGACTGGCGCTAGTCGCCGGAGTAGTCTTTCTTTTGATTTATGGCTCGCAGAAAAACTCCAGCGAGCTTTCCGGCACAATAAATTTCTGGGGAGTTTTTGATTCCCCCGCCGCTATGGGCGAAGTGATTAGTGCCTATCGCGCCACCCAACCAAAAGTTGATGTGGTTTACCGGCAAATTGATCCGAATAGTTATGAAAGTGAACTAATTAACGCGCTCGCGAGCGGCAGAGCTCCGGATGTGATTATGTTTCATAATTCTTGGCTGCCTAAGCATATTAATAAGATATTGCCGTTGGACCCTGCTCAAATTTCTATTCCTCAATATCGAGAGCTCTTCCCGCAAGTTGCCGAGCAGGACTTCGCCCCAGACAACGCGGTCTATGCCCTTCCTTTATATATCGACACCCTCGCTCTTTTCTACAACCAAGACACATTCGACAACAGCAGCATCGCAGTGCCGCCGAAAACTTGGGGCGAATTTGAGAAATTGATTCCCAAGCTACGCCAACTCGATAAATTAGGCCGCATTCAAAAACCCGCGGCGGCTATCGGCGGCTCCAACCGAAGCATCAACCGAGCGCCCGATTTGTTGAGCCTACTGATGCTTCAAACCGGAACAGAGATGGTGAGCAAAGACTTCTCTCGGGCTAACTTCTCTTCAAAAGAAGGCATAAATGCTCTCAATTTTTACACCAAATTTGCCAACCCAATCAGCCCCGCCTTTACTTGGAGCGACTCATTCGGCTATTCGCTAGACAGCTTCTCCGTGGGCGACACGGCAATAATGTTTAACTACGGCTATCAAGCGCCATACCTGAGAGACAAAAACCCCTTCCTGAATTTCCGAGTCATTCCGATGCTTCAACCCGATGACCGCTCTCAAGAAGTGAATTACGCCAACTATTGGGGCTTAGCGATGACGGTAGCCGCGCAAAACAAACTAGTAGCCCAAGATTTCATTATAAAAATCACTACAGACCCCACAATCGCCGAACGATACCTAACCATTACCAAGCGCCCACCCGCATTGCGTTCGCTGATTAATAAATACATCAACGATCCGGAAATCGGAACCTTCGCCCGCCAAGCTCTCACTGCCCGCTCTTGGCCGCAAATTGATAGCGTGGAAATTGATAAGGCTTTTTCGGAAATGATCTCGGCGGTCTTAACCAACCGGCTTTCTTCCCAAAGAGCCATCGAAGAAGCCGCCGGAAAGGTTTCCCAGTTGATGGATCAGAGAGCTAGATAA